In one Rutidosis leptorrhynchoides isolate AG116_Rl617_1_P2 chromosome 8, CSIRO_AGI_Rlap_v1, whole genome shotgun sequence genomic region, the following are encoded:
- the LOC139863847 gene encoding protein ALP1-like: MAKALFKLFDLWDSDDEDDLMILRELAEELDAEEAAAEEATNNVRVPRTRIYIRRDRELAGDNLYKHYFSNNPVYPENRFKRRFRMSSRLFKRIVNDIINYDVDPLPLHFEYFKQKNDALGRQGFTTIQKCTSAMRQLAYGTTADMFDEYLQMAEGTSILYLNSFCKCVLELYVDEYLRKPTSSDIARLYSAHEEKHGFKGMLGSIDCMHWKWKNCPNAWKWQYTSDHQGHPTIVFEAVASYDTWIWHAFFGAAGANNDVNVLNQSSLFDDIKNGNAPFAPFTANENEYINGYYLTDGIYLDWSILMKAYSTPTDEPHAKFKRFQESARKDVERTFGILQGRFHILQMVGRSHTVNKLRRILYCCVLLHNMIVEDNGFNISWLEEELLRTDEANPNYVRNRSRSREVREQEIRDRNIHDQLRNDLTEHIWALPPNFRSLNA, translated from the coding sequence ATGGCAAAAGCTTTGTTTAAACTTTTTGATTTATGGGATtcggatgatgaagatgatttgaTGATTTTACGAGAATTGGCCGAAGAATTAGACGCTGAAGAGGCTGCAGCAGAAGAGGCTACAAACAATGTACGTGTTCCACGAACTCGAATTTATATTCGTAGAGATCGTGAACTTGCAGgtgataatctatacaaacactaTTTCTCAAATAATCCAGTTTATCCTGAAAATAGATTTAAGAGACGTTTTAGAATGAGTAGTAGATTATTTAAGCGTATCGTGAATGATATAATCAATTACGATGTCGATCCATTACCACTTCATTTTGAATATTTTAAACAAAAAAATGATGCTCTTGGTCGACAAGGTTTTACTACGATACAGAAATGTACATCCGCGATGCGTCAATTGGCTTACGGTACAACAGCGGACATGTTTGACGAATATTTACAAATGGCTGAAGGTACATCAATTCTCTATCTCAATAGCTTTTGTAAATGTGTGTTAGAACTATATGTTGATGAATATTTGAGGAAACCAACGAGTAGCGATATAGCTCGTTTGTATAGCGCGCACGAAGAAAAACATGGGTTTAAGGGAATGCTTGGAAGCATTGATTGCATGCATTGGAAGTGGAAGAATTGTCCAAATGCTTGGAAATGGCAATATACTAGTGACCATCAAGGTCATCCGACCATAGTTTTTGAAGCAGTTGCTTCATATGATACATGGATTTGGCATGCATTCTTCGGTGCCGCAGGTGCAAACAACGATGTTAATGTTTTAAATCAATCTTCGTTGTTTGATGACATTAAGAATGGAAATGCACCATTTGCTCCATTTACTGCTAATGAAAATGAATACATAAATGGTTATTATTTAACGGATGGTATTTATCTAGATTGGTCAATATTGATGAAGGCATATTCGACCCCAACCGACGAGCCACATGCAAAATTTAAAAGATTTCAAGAAAGTGCACGTAAAGATGTCGAAAGAACATTCGGTATTCTTCAAGGTAGATTCCATATTTTACAAATGGTTGGACGATCACACACCGTCAACAAGTTGAGGcggatattgtattgttgtgtgctCTTGCACAACATGATAGTCGAGGATAATGGCTTCAACATTTCATGGCTAGAGGAAGAATTACTTAGGACTGATGAAGCTAATCCTAACTATGTAAGGAATCGATCTAGAAGTCGTGAAGTAAGAGAACAAGAAATAAGAGATAGAAACATTCACGACCAACTTCGAAATGATCTCACTGAACACATCTGGGCCCTTCCACCGAACTTTAGAAGTTTAAACGCTTAA